Proteins found in one Microbacterium sp. SSM24 genomic segment:
- a CDS encoding bifunctional o-acetylhomoserine/o-acetylserine sulfhydrylase has translation MSAPENWRFETKQIHSGAQPDPVTKARATPIYQTTSYVFDNAEHAANLFALAEFGNIYTRIQNPTQAVVEERLAALEGGTGALLVASGQAAETFAVLNIAEAGDHIVSSSSIYGGTYNLFKYTLAKLGIETTFVENQDDPEEWRAAVRPNTKLFFAETIGNPKINVLDIRTVADVAHDNGIPLIVDNTIATPYLIKPFEHGADIVIHSATKFLGGHGTVIGGVIVDGGTFKWSENVDKFPGLTVPDPSYHGASYTAAVGDGLAYIIKARVQLLRDLGAAIAPQSAWLLIQGIETLSLRIERHVQNAQEIAEWLENQADVASVNYSGLPTSPWYAAANKYAPKGVGAVLSFELKGGVEAGREFVNSLTLFSHLANIGDVRSLVIHPASTTHSQLTPEQQLTTGVTPGLVRLSLGLENIEDLKADLEQALAAARRVSEAARA, from the coding sequence ATGTCCGCACCCGAGAACTGGCGCTTCGAGACCAAGCAGATCCACTCCGGCGCCCAGCCCGATCCGGTGACGAAGGCTCGTGCGACCCCGATCTACCAGACCACGTCGTACGTGTTCGACAACGCCGAGCACGCCGCGAACCTGTTTGCGCTCGCCGAGTTCGGCAACATCTACACGCGCATCCAGAACCCGACGCAGGCCGTCGTCGAGGAGCGCCTGGCTGCGCTCGAAGGGGGCACCGGTGCCCTCCTCGTCGCCAGCGGCCAGGCCGCCGAGACGTTCGCGGTGCTGAACATCGCCGAGGCGGGCGACCACATCGTGTCGTCGAGCTCGATCTACGGCGGCACGTACAACCTCTTCAAGTACACGCTGGCCAAGCTCGGCATCGAGACGACGTTCGTCGAGAACCAGGACGACCCCGAGGAGTGGCGTGCCGCGGTGCGCCCGAACACGAAGCTCTTCTTCGCCGAGACGATCGGCAACCCGAAGATCAACGTGCTCGACATCCGCACGGTCGCCGACGTCGCACACGACAACGGCATCCCGCTGATCGTCGACAACACGATCGCGACGCCGTACCTCATCAAGCCGTTCGAGCACGGCGCCGACATCGTCATCCACTCGGCGACGAAGTTCCTCGGCGGCCACGGCACGGTCATCGGCGGCGTGATCGTCGACGGCGGAACCTTCAAATGGTCCGAGAACGTCGACAAGTTCCCCGGCCTCACGGTGCCCGACCCCTCGTACCACGGCGCCTCGTACACCGCGGCTGTCGGCGACGGACTGGCCTACATCATCAAGGCGCGCGTTCAGCTGCTGCGCGACCTCGGCGCCGCCATCGCGCCGCAGAGCGCGTGGCTGCTCATCCAGGGCATCGAGACGCTGTCGCTGCGCATCGAGCGACACGTGCAGAACGCCCAGGAGATCGCCGAGTGGCTCGAGAACCAGGCGGATGTCGCCTCGGTCAACTACTCGGGCCTGCCGACGTCGCCCTGGTACGCCGCCGCGAACAAGTACGCCCCCAAGGGCGTCGGCGCGGTGCTGTCGTTCGAGCTCAAGGGCGGTGTCGAGGCCGGGCGCGAGTTCGTCAACTCGCTCACGCTCTTCAGCCACCTCGCCAACATCGGAGACGTGCGCTCGCTCGTCATCCACCCGGCGTCGACCACGCACTCGCAGCTCACGCCCGAGCAGCAGCTCACGACGGGCGTCACGCCCGGCCTCGTGCGCCTGTCGCTGGGTCTCGAGAACATCGAAGACCTCAAGGCCGACCTCGAGCAGGCTCTCGCCGCCGCTCGTCGCGTGTCGGAGGCCGCTCGCGCCTGA
- the metX gene encoding homoserine O-acetyltransferase MetX, with product MDWQTSEDTVPSAPVTEADARLLLGRPPATGAWRDGDPVGERQFAAFGSFRTEGGSELPAYRLAFETWGELNIARDNAVLVLHALTGDSHVRGPAGPGHPTSGWWDDIVGPGAPIDTDRWFVVAPNMLGGCQGSTGPASIAPDGYEWASRFPYLTIRDQVAAQVRLADALGIDVWAAVVGGSMGGMHALEWAVGLPDRVERVGILSAPPINTADQIALNSVQIEAIRIDPRFQSGEYYDAADGDGPTRGLALARRMALLNYRSPTELNQRFQRSWQSGVSPLGHGGRFAVESYLDFHGNKFTRRFDANSYITLVEAMNSHDVGRDRGGIDDALARVTARALVLGIDTDRLFPIEGQHRIARGIGGTLDGDGAVVLASDFGHDGFLIETHLVGAHVRRLLES from the coding sequence ATGGACTGGCAGACCTCCGAAGACACCGTGCCCTCGGCACCGGTGACGGAGGCGGACGCCCGCCTGCTCCTCGGCCGCCCGCCCGCGACCGGCGCGTGGCGCGACGGCGACCCCGTCGGCGAGCGGCAGTTCGCGGCGTTCGGATCGTTCCGCACCGAGGGCGGGAGCGAGCTGCCGGCGTACCGACTGGCGTTCGAGACGTGGGGCGAGCTCAACATCGCCCGCGACAACGCGGTGCTCGTCCTCCACGCGCTCACCGGAGACAGCCACGTGCGCGGACCGGCCGGGCCGGGGCATCCGACCAGCGGATGGTGGGATGACATCGTGGGTCCCGGCGCGCCGATCGACACCGATCGCTGGTTCGTCGTCGCGCCGAACATGCTCGGCGGATGCCAGGGCTCCACCGGTCCGGCCAGCATCGCGCCCGACGGGTACGAGTGGGCTTCGCGGTTCCCGTACCTGACGATCCGCGATCAGGTCGCGGCGCAGGTGCGGCTCGCCGACGCCCTCGGCATCGACGTGTGGGCCGCCGTCGTGGGCGGATCGATGGGGGGCATGCACGCACTCGAGTGGGCGGTCGGGCTCCCCGACCGCGTCGAGCGGGTCGGCATCCTGTCCGCCCCTCCGATCAACACGGCCGATCAGATCGCGCTCAACTCCGTGCAGATCGAGGCGATCCGCATCGACCCGCGTTTCCAGTCGGGCGAGTACTACGACGCCGCCGACGGCGACGGACCGACGCGCGGCCTCGCGCTCGCCCGGCGGATGGCGCTGCTGAACTACCGCTCCCCCACGGAGCTGAACCAGAGGTTCCAGCGGTCGTGGCAGTCCGGCGTGAGTCCCCTCGGCCACGGCGGGCGGTTCGCCGTCGAGTCGTACCTCGACTTCCACGGCAACAAGTTCACCCGCCGGTTCGACGCGAACAGCTACATCACCCTCGTCGAGGCGATGAACTCCCACGACGTCGGACGCGACCGCGGCGGCATCGACGATGCCCTCGCCCGGGTGACGGCGCGGGCGCTCGTGCTCGGCATCGACACCGACCGGCTGTTCCCGATCGAAGGGCAGCATCGCATCGCCCGCGGCATCGGCGGGACTCTCGACGGCGACGGGGCCGTCGTTCTCGCGAGCGACTTCGGCCACGACGGCTTCCTCATCGAGACGCATCTCGTCGGCGCGCACGTGCGCCGACTCCTCGAGTCCTAG
- a CDS encoding DUF2332 domain-containing protein yields the protein MGTDQQEQIAAYYDDFARRWAHCTSPLYEDWALGIARDPEVLARLTALPHAKRQANLVFAAARWEGAPLSPYHEVRPWLLEHWDRIVATGAARTVQTNEANRCATWLPPLSRIDGPLALLEVGAAAGLCLFPDRYSVDYATPSGIRRVDPPAGPSEVVLSCRVDDQASVPARYPDVVSRRGIDLDPIDAGDPDAVDWLATLVWPGPDHDARVARLRAAAAIAAADPPVIERGDLRERVTDAASAAPADATVVVFHSAVLLYLDAEGRREFADLMAGLGDRIGRRVVWLSNETLGTLPEIDARVPAGTATDHRFVQTWDARPIALAGQHGATYETAPFRA from the coding sequence ATGGGCACGGATCAGCAGGAGCAGATCGCCGCGTACTACGACGACTTCGCGCGGCGCTGGGCGCACTGCACCTCGCCGCTCTACGAGGACTGGGCGCTGGGCATCGCGCGCGACCCGGAGGTGCTCGCCCGCCTCACCGCGCTCCCGCACGCGAAGCGGCAGGCGAACCTCGTGTTCGCCGCCGCACGCTGGGAGGGCGCACCGCTCAGCCCGTACCACGAGGTGCGGCCGTGGCTGCTGGAGCACTGGGACCGCATCGTCGCGACGGGAGCCGCCCGCACCGTCCAGACGAACGAGGCCAATCGCTGCGCGACGTGGTTGCCCCCGCTGTCCCGCATCGACGGCCCGCTCGCCCTCCTCGAGGTCGGGGCTGCCGCCGGCCTCTGCCTCTTCCCCGACCGGTACAGCGTCGACTACGCCACGCCTTCCGGGATCCGTCGCGTCGATCCTCCGGCCGGACCGAGCGAGGTCGTGCTGTCGTGCCGCGTTGATGACCAGGCATCCGTCCCCGCTCGCTACCCCGACGTCGTCTCGCGCCGCGGGATCGATCTCGACCCCATCGACGCCGGCGACCCCGACGCCGTCGACTGGCTCGCCACGCTCGTGTGGCCCGGCCCCGACCACGACGCCCGGGTCGCCCGGCTGCGGGCAGCGGCGGCGATCGCAGCGGCGGATCCGCCCGTGATCGAGCGCGGCGACCTGCGTGAGAGGGTGACGGATGCCGCGTCCGCCGCCCCTGCGGACGCCACCGTCGTCGTGTTCCACAGCGCGGTCCTGCTTTATCTCGACGCCGAGGGGCGCCGGGAGTTCGCCGACCTCATGGCCGGGCTCGGCGACCGGATCGGACGCCGCGTCGTGTGGCTGTCGAACGAGACGCTCGGCACGCTGCCCGAGATCGACGCGCGGGTCCCTGCGGGGACCGCGACCGACCACCGCTTCGTGCAGACCTGGGATGCCCGCCCGATCGCCCTCGCCGGCCAGCACGGCGCGACCTACGAGACGGCGCCCTTCCGCGCCTGA